The genomic segment TCCAGGCGCCCTTCAGGGTCCGGGCCGTGTCCACTGCCAGTCTGGCCTCCGCCTTCCGAGGCCCCGCCGCGCCCCCAGCTTTTGGCGCTCGGCTCCCAGGCGCTCTCCCCTAGCCGCGTAGTCcgaccctccccttctcccctaagCACTAGGCTACCCACTCTCGGCTAGCTCTCGCCTGCATCTGCCGCTGCGGTTCTCCCGGGCCCACGTGGTGGCCATTCCGGGCCACATCGCGGGAACCTCCCACGGCTGCTCGCTCCACTCCAGGGATCACCGGGCTCGCTCGGACCGCTGGGCCCCGCCTCTTTCCGCTGGCCGGTGCCCGCCCCGCCTCCACCGCGCCCCGCCTGCCGTTCTCTGCCGCAGTCGGGCGCTCATCGTCATTCCGctctcgccgccgccgccgcccccgccccgcccccgcccggtccccgccgctgccgccgccgcctgcCCAGCGGCCCGGGAGGCGGAGGCGCGGGGGAGGAGGCCCCGCTCGGCTCCGCAGTCCCGGATGCTGTATGACTTCATCCTTCCGCCGGCTCCCCTGCTGAGCTAGGGCCGGTCCGGCAGCTAGCCTCTGCCCGTGCCCCGCCGCAGTCCCTAGCCCGCCCGGTGCCCGCCATGTCCGAGATCCTACCCTACGGTGAGGACAAGATGGGCCGCTTCGGCGCAGACCCCGAGGGCTCCGACCTCTCTTTCAGCTGCCGCCTGCAGGACACCAACTCCTTCTTCGCCGGCAACCAGGCCAAGCGGCCCCCCAAGCTGGGCCAGATCGGCCGAGCCAAGAGAGGTACGCGGCCCGGGCCCGGAGTCGCCGCCTGACCCAGAAACCCTTCGCCCGGCGTCCTCAGGCTGCCGTTCCCCGTCAAGTGGCAGCCGCTCTTGCCGCAGACCAGCGCAGCCAGCTGCGCACCCGCCCGGGGTGGGGAGGGTCCCTGCTGTGGAGTTGTCCCAATCTTTTCCTCTCCCGGGAATACAGTGTCCCGGATTCGAAGCTCGCCACTTCTGGAAAAAGAGCCCTGGCTCCTGGTCGAGGGGGAGGGGCCGCTTAGGATATTTGGGGTTGCTTGGCACTGGGAACGCAGGATGGTGGGCCGATTCCTTGGGCTAAGATGAGTAGGTGGATGCTGATGGAGGGCACAGAGGCCAAGGGTTCggttgtcttgtttgtttgcaCGGGCAGGGGACTCCGGGTGCCAGTATCAGGATGGGGATTCAGATGGAGGAGAGGGTTAAACACCAGGTGGCAGTTTCATCTGAGCCCAGTTTGAGGAGGGGGTCTGTGTCGAAGGGAGAGATTTCCGATCAGTTTAGATGGAGGAAGGCTCAGGTGACGGCAAGGTTCGCACTGGGAATCTTTGGAAGAGGGGTGTTCCCACACAGGGAGGAGGTTTGGGTCCCAGGTCTGGTAGCAGGTAGGGACCGCAGAAGAGTTCGGGTGGGGAGGGCATAGGTTTTCTAGTGGTGTCGCGGGAACATAGCCAGCAGAGTAGATCTGCGCGGGCCCCACTCTCGCCGCCGCCCCCCGAGACCACGCGGCTGATGCGCTTTCTCCCTGCGCAGTGGTGATCGAGGATGACCGGATAGACGACGTGCtgaaggggatgggggagaagcCTCCGTCCGGAGTGTAGACGCGCCGGCTCTGGCGGCGGGCTCCGGGCCCAGCCCCGCAGCGGCCAGGAGCACGGGCCGGCGATGCGGCTGCCGGCGCACCCCCGCCCGGGCCGAGGTGCCTGCGGGCGGGGGCTGCAGGGCCACGCCGCCGCGGGGTCGGTGTTGCTACCGCCGCTGCCAGGCGCTCCGGAGCTGTCCGCTTCAGCACCACGGCGGCGGCGGTAGTGGTGGTGCGGACCAGCCCGGAGCCCGCCGACGCACTCATGCACTTTAGAACCTCGGGCCGCAGCTCCACCCCGCACACCGGAACCGACACAGAGACCCACGGCCCCCAGCCCGCCCCCTCCCGCACGGCTCCCCTGCCCCGCCCCTCCTCCGATCAATCTGGTCTGCAGCCCGGGCAGCTGCGGCGACGTCGGACTGCGCGGCCAGGGAGGTTTGGCTGCATATTTGCATGAGCTTCCTACCCACCTCAGCCTAGCCCTCCGGGTCTTTCCTCGACTGTACCCCTGTCTGGCGTGACCCCAGCCTCTTTCTAAGGGACTTCCTCAgcacatttgtatttttatatccgATTCTTTGTTTACTGGCTCCTCTCATGGTTTGTGCCCTTCCCCCACAGCCTCCGCCATGCTCTTCTGCGCCTGGCAGATAGGACAGGTGTTGAGACTGGGATGGGACAAGCCCCCAACATGGTAACTAACCACATGGCCAGTCTGCCCAAACCTGACCCCAGGAGGCTCATTGGGAGACTCCTCCCTCCTAAGGTATCACCTTTTAAGGGCCCAGATCTGATTTTACCTTGGACCCCTTCATGCTATCCCTGGGAACCCAAATGGGGAC from the Arvicola amphibius chromosome 10, mArvAmp1.2, whole genome shotgun sequence genome contains:
- the Camk2n2 gene encoding calcium/calmodulin-dependent protein kinase II inhibitor 2, translating into MSEILPYGEDKMGRFGADPEGSDLSFSCRLQDTNSFFAGNQAKRPPKLGQIGRAKRVVIEDDRIDDVLKGMGEKPPSGV